Proteins from one Telopea speciosissima isolate NSW1024214 ecotype Mountain lineage chromosome 1, Tspe_v1, whole genome shotgun sequence genomic window:
- the LOC122652355 gene encoding vacuolar protein sorting-associated protein 55 homolog isoform X1 codes for MADLPGYVVHCLHTGKLAILAILVSAGIVLQILACALYNNWWPMLTVLTYVMLPMPLLFFVGSDAFSLFSETGNSWVDATKFLTGASAVGCIAIPSILKHADVIGWGALAMELSSFIIFVTAIVCYIRINTEDEYSMF; via the exons ATGGCAGACTTACCTGGTTATGTGGTCCATTGCTTGCACACTGGGAAACTTGCTATTTTAGCAATTTTGGTCTCTGCAGGAATTGTACTGCAAATTCTG GCATGTGCTTTATATAATAACTGGTGGCCAATGTTAACAG TATTAACGTATGTAATGCTTCCCATGCCTCTGCTATTTTTTGTTGGATCTGAtgccttttctctcttttctgaAACTGGGAATAG TTGGGTAGATGCTACCAAGTTCTTGACTGGAGCCTCTGCAGTTGGATGCATTGCAATACCATCTATCCTCAAGCATGCAGATGTTATTGGTTGGGGAGCACTTGCAATGGAGCTATCATCCTTTATTATCTTCGTGACTGCCATAGTCTGTTACATTCGAATTAACACTGAAGATGAGTACAGCATGTTCTGA
- the LOC122652355 gene encoding vacuolar protein sorting-associated protein 55 homolog isoform X2, translated as MADFGKLAILAILVSAGIVLQILACALYNNWWPMLTVLTYVMLPMPLLFFVGSDAFSLFSETGNSWVDATKFLTGASAVGCIAIPSILKHADVIGWGALAMELSSFIIFVTAIVCYIRINTEDEYSMF; from the exons ATGGCAGACTT TGGGAAACTTGCTATTTTAGCAATTTTGGTCTCTGCAGGAATTGTACTGCAAATTCTG GCATGTGCTTTATATAATAACTGGTGGCCAATGTTAACAG TATTAACGTATGTAATGCTTCCCATGCCTCTGCTATTTTTTGTTGGATCTGAtgccttttctctcttttctgaAACTGGGAATAG TTGGGTAGATGCTACCAAGTTCTTGACTGGAGCCTCTGCAGTTGGATGCATTGCAATACCATCTATCCTCAAGCATGCAGATGTTATTGGTTGGGGAGCACTTGCAATGGAGCTATCATCCTTTATTATCTTCGTGACTGCCATAGTCTGTTACATTCGAATTAACACTGAAGATGAGTACAGCATGTTCTGA
- the LOC122651907 gene encoding uncharacterized protein LOC122651907: MVKQAHERNKNKYCRFHQDHGHDTEECRQLNDEIEALIQRGRLSRFIKREGNNRRSDYRAREPEGRQRSPPRADKEEPHRGKPHTENVPLREITTIFGGLGMGGETSNSRKQHARNVLQAEVTVKKRRIDHHITFSDEDLEDIQSPHDDALVIKMVIANCTVGRILVDNGSSADILYYDALEKMLLKPEMLKRVESPLYGFNGAPLQVEGSIELLVTVGTEPKLSTVMMNFLVVKVNSTDNGILGRPGLNALQAVVSTPHLVMKFPTDHGVGQC; the protein is encoded by the coding sequence ATGGTCAAGCAGGCACATGAGCGCAACAAGAATAAGTACTGTCGCTTTCATCAGGACcacggtcacgacaccgaggagtGCAGACAGCTGAATGATGAGATAGAGGCTCTCATCCAGAGAGGGCGCCTAAGCCGATTCATCAAAAGAGAAGGGAACAACCGTAGGTCGGATTACCGGGCTCGGGAGCCAGAGGGAAGACAGAGATCACCCCCCAGAGCTGATAAAGAGGAACCACACCGAGGTAAGCCCCATACTGAGAACGTACCCCTGAGGGAGATAACAACCATATTTGGTGGGCTTGGTATGGGAGGAGAAACCTCAAACTCCCGAAAGCAGCACGCTCGGAATGTACTCCAAGCCGAGGTAACagttaaaaagagaagaattgaTCATCACAtaaccttctcagatgaagacctggaagatATTCAATCTCCCCATGATGATGCCTTGGTAATCAAGATGGTTATCGCTAATTGCACGGTAGGGAGGATCCTGGTGGACAATGGGAGCTCAGCTGACATCTTGTATTATGATGCCTTAGAAAAGATGCTCCTGAAACCCGAGATGCTGAAAAGAGTGGAGTCTCCCTTATACGGTTTCAATGGGGCCCCGCTACAGGTGGAAGGATCAATTGAGTTGCTGGTTACCGTGGGGACAGAACCCAAACTCTCTACGGTGATGATGAACTTCCTGGTGGTAAAGGTGAATTCCACGGACAATGGAATATTGGGGCGACCGGGACTCAATGCACTGCAGGCGGTGGTCTCAACCCCACACCTAGTCATGAAATTCCCAACTGACCATGGAGTGGGGCAATGTTGA